A window of Auraticoccus monumenti contains these coding sequences:
- the xylB gene encoding xylulokinase, producing the protein MILAHDLGTTGDKASLHTDDGHLVAAVTVGYPTRYAPGGVVEQDPEDWWRACCEATRRLLAETGTAPDQVAVVGLSGQMMGAVLLDRAHRPVRPALIWADHRSSAQADRIARSVPVEDTYAITGHRLNPTYSLTKVAWVRDSEPEAFARTTAVCQAKDHVVARLTGELVTDPSDASSTNAFDQRTGTWSGRLLAAADLDPALMPRVVPSATVVGGVRAAVAEEVGLLAGTPVVLGGGDGPMAAVGAGVVTPEDGAYLYLGSSSWVSFAATAPLHDPGMRTMTFNHVVPGLFVPTATMVAGAGSLQWVGEVLEPGTDGTRISALLAEAAGATALDDHLHFLPHLLGERSPHWEPDARGAFLGLTRAHGRGHLVRAVLEGVVLNLLTCVQAFRDCGADVGQVTAIGGGARSDLWLQLFADAFGTPVVRRDVVDEANSLGAAVVAGVGAGLLDDVTAARGLARETARFEPSLDRTEAFAAALPRWSALYRALEPTFPRGDG; encoded by the coding sequence GTGATCCTCGCCCACGACCTCGGTACCACCGGGGACAAGGCCTCCCTGCACACCGACGACGGCCACCTGGTGGCCGCCGTGACCGTGGGCTACCCCACCCGCTACGCCCCCGGTGGCGTCGTCGAGCAGGACCCCGAGGACTGGTGGCGCGCCTGCTGCGAGGCCACCCGTCGGCTGCTCGCCGAGACCGGCACCGCACCGGACCAGGTCGCGGTGGTCGGGCTCTCGGGGCAGATGATGGGAGCGGTGCTGCTGGACCGGGCGCACCGCCCCGTCCGTCCCGCGCTGATCTGGGCCGACCACCGCTCCTCGGCCCAGGCCGACCGGATCGCCCGCTCGGTGCCGGTGGAGGACACCTACGCCATCACCGGGCACCGGCTCAACCCCACCTACTCACTCACCAAGGTGGCCTGGGTCCGCGACTCCGAGCCGGAGGCCTTCGCCCGCACCACCGCTGTCTGCCAGGCCAAGGACCACGTCGTGGCCCGGCTCACCGGGGAGCTGGTCACCGACCCGTCCGACGCCTCGTCCACCAACGCCTTCGACCAGCGCACCGGCACCTGGTCCGGACGGCTGCTCGCCGCCGCCGACCTCGACCCCGCGCTGATGCCGCGGGTCGTGCCCTCGGCCACGGTCGTCGGCGGGGTGCGGGCCGCCGTCGCCGAGGAGGTGGGCCTGCTCGCGGGCACCCCGGTGGTGCTCGGCGGCGGGGACGGCCCGATGGCCGCCGTCGGCGCCGGCGTGGTGACACCGGAGGACGGCGCCTACCTCTACCTCGGCTCCTCCTCCTGGGTGTCCTTCGCCGCCACCGCGCCGCTGCACGACCCGGGCATGCGCACCATGACCTTCAACCACGTCGTCCCCGGCCTCTTCGTGCCCACCGCCACCATGGTCGCCGGCGCCGGCTCCCTGCAGTGGGTCGGTGAGGTGCTGGAGCCCGGCACCGACGGCACCCGGATCAGCGCGCTGCTGGCCGAGGCGGCCGGGGCCACCGCCCTGGACGACCACCTGCACTTCCTCCCCCACCTGCTCGGCGAGCGGAGCCCGCACTGGGAGCCCGACGCCCGCGGGGCCTTCCTCGGGCTGACCCGCGCCCACGGCCGGGGCCACCTGGTGCGTGCGGTGCTGGAGGGGGTGGTGCTCAACCTGCTCACCTGCGTCCAGGCGTTCCGCGACTGCGGCGCCGACGTGGGCCAGGTCACCGCCATCGGCGGCGGGGCCCGCAGCGACCTGTGGCTGCAGCTCTTCGCCGACGCCTTCGGCACCCCGGTGGTGCGTCGTGACGTGGTCGACGAGGCCAACTCGCTGGGGGCGGCCGTGGTCGCCGGGGTGGGCGCCGGGTTGCTGGACGACGTCACCGCCGCCCGGGGACTGGCCCGCGAGACCGCCCGCTTCGAGCCCTCCCTGGACCGGACCGAGGCCTTCGCGGCCGCCCTGCCGCGCTGGTCCGCGCTGTACCGGGCCCTCGAGCCGACCTTCCCCCGGGGCGACGGGTGA
- a CDS encoding NAD(P)-dependent oxidoreductase — MTAPLVVVSSRSFSSGEVDLLDRLRVAGCTVRRLPPDHPLDACRDTLAGASAWVAGVGPVTAEHLDAAPGLRVLARYGVGVDAVDLAAAAERGVVVTHTPGANTGAVADHALALALAVLRQVAPGDRAVRGGDWSPRRGRELSALTVGVVGAGRVGRAFASRVAALGCSVVGHDPFLDEAGDLPLVGLEELARRADLVSLHVPGGATVVDRRLLGLLRPSALLVNTARADLVDEHAVADALRAGRLGGYAADTLQGEGRDVPGPLLAEDLRDRVLLTPHSAAQTVQAIDLMGTMAVDDVLAVLAGRPPSHRVREVTR; from the coding sequence GTGACCGCTCCGCTGGTCGTCGTCTCCAGCCGGTCCTTCTCCTCCGGCGAGGTCGACCTGCTCGACCGGCTCCGGGTGGCCGGGTGCACGGTGCGGCGGCTCCCCCCGGACCACCCGTTGGACGCCTGCCGCGACACCCTGGCCGGGGCCTCGGCCTGGGTGGCCGGGGTCGGGCCGGTCACCGCCGAGCACCTCGACGCCGCACCGGGGCTGCGGGTGCTGGCCCGCTACGGGGTCGGGGTGGACGCCGTCGACCTGGCCGCCGCCGCGGAGCGGGGTGTCGTGGTCACCCACACCCCGGGGGCCAACACCGGTGCCGTGGCCGACCACGCGCTGGCCCTGGCCCTGGCCGTCCTGCGCCAGGTCGCCCCCGGTGACCGGGCGGTGCGCGGCGGGGACTGGTCCCCGCGACGCGGTCGCGAGCTCTCCGCCCTGACCGTCGGCGTGGTCGGGGCCGGGCGGGTGGGCCGGGCGTTCGCCTCGCGGGTGGCGGCCCTCGGGTGCAGCGTCGTGGGCCACGACCCCTTCCTCGACGAGGCCGGCGACCTGCCGCTGGTGGGGCTGGAGGAGCTGGCCCGCCGCGCGGACCTGGTCAGCCTGCACGTCCCCGGCGGGGCCACGGTGGTCGACCGGCGCCTGCTCGGTCTGCTGCGACCCTCCGCGCTGCTGGTCAACACGGCCCGGGCCGACCTGGTCGACGAGCACGCCGTGGCCGACGCCCTGCGCGCGGGCCGGCTCGGCGGCTACGCTGCCGACACCCTGCAGGGCGAGGGCCGCGACGTCCCGGGCCCGCTGCTGGCCGAGGACCTCCGCGACCGGGTCCTGCTCACCCCGCACAGCGCGGCCCAGACCGTGCAGGCCATCGACCTGATGGGCACCATGGCCGTCGACGACGTGCTGGCCGTCCTGGCCGGTCGTCCACCCTCCCACCGAGTCCGAGAGGTCACCCGATGA